One part of the Salvelinus fontinalis isolate EN_2023a chromosome 4, ASM2944872v1, whole genome shotgun sequence genome encodes these proteins:
- the epg5 gene encoding ectopic P granules protein 5 homolog — protein sequence MEAVRQKKSKTSSRSQDRKQRQSGRVKSPTALSAGCDEEAGAAAPPSSEFTDIPLSLPYEGTEQQQGLAEASETLSETSQPSTQILPQTSEESLPASQTLSSSTLSQTLSSTSPQTLEKPSETETEPEKRDEGRGEAQGAELRAEPPSTEVGRETQNKTHIQAQACISTTLETPLAPSAPALYPSLPTLEEGSLMQLHEEALRACGTRGPAVLALGEQECPPSLEPVVELAPSEGSRTRLYPELPQPSPELQAFSLEQLSVWEPGGGMCVWVEGVEVCAARFAVLARQEGHELTELLQNYWRCRRQLTHAHTQLHTHTSDCNTTQNRLWSFRDEQLTLQGVCGDQSKVYGYHRFQQADFSEAVLMELRKLFEARSELLHQKVALHAYTALLSRLQVESYLHCLLHDMCGTQSQPSSLLPLKESISVLFSFTRRVLDDTQFQTDIHLWLQRLVAVLLRVGGSGEHLYLLNHLLCCSAGVGKWAAAFLQIQVLGNPSGVQQFMQALAILMSPVRHRAEFMSHMKPCESQSAAASGPESGNWTLVDEGGEEDEDPESSWLLLCEEDLISLLSQFPFQQLFTHLLEMSKKGVYEPKACSSQKMMRVFAFASSLIELLAVGLNTYDSARYRQLVKRIGHTIRMTVCYVSDHWAQYVSVAGPARPSAISLEKLQLEYDHLFLRAVLHVLRNKRLGIWLFMSEMPYGTLSSSMLWRVLYVMQCAETAAPDTLNSTDNTYTCLQALREPSHQERFEKWLCDVNSSDGISLLTALAHMAMPTHHSDPTFITTIALLVFQVSYVSVSTRETYSKVGRELLAAIATAHPYIISVLLDRLRETIETVGMVALYLSKELPLFLWRPSPEEVCVIGGWLLQHPLSAVENSLACVLLEGLDWGYTQDGTLALPSSLHSEVALLVAEAYQKYLTDKPYNGLISEGIKQVSYLASVLRLGLSPEASFSQWAWQLLLRLKLHGNTQYPQAAWSTPGSAPNPSPELTHAPNMHPVLRAVKAGLPIGCYLAIAMTSVGHSLEVFCTEGVDLLKNLIQSQHLRAAVHLLDNILPPTYPLSFYLLKNTQFVGCVQLFLQCDGVCPQGVTQQVTHRVAPLFTGGTYGDMVRLLNSVIQTHMVESSRPGRVGPAAVLEFWVGILTQQNLWYRDRTVLFLMDQICRSAFTHHQEECVQRLLYQQHKIALGYHGDRGLLSSLVGWISGNATPSFIEGQSLSGEVWFAWLVLNMEGMFEEDSQLRRCVEHELLSDPNLSPDQALKKAQQRLKLPVAPSLQRLQVYRWACQALSTPPDHPLLPLVWQRFLQLYLRQPGPEYGLDAGGCIGRRFFQGSSQAVLLRDLRQRLQEVSDFHHTASQALRVLPTYTPSQGEDRPNSPPHLFLTSPQIHTELVRLFAVFAVWLDDETLQKKEVYLPSLPPQYDPQRLAKVMHKQQELWVEYVDQERVQYDEREVLDLWDKVKNEPTFIQSNNPAFTDYTNPSAARKRIQSNLQKHAIPRPLPELQSQRAPVPEVPSACLADPAAASTLLQQDLRCLQEQARFAVSREAQQVALESELLESLPLLYRNRPEQVTMALECRGQRGGQPCQGAAHITVTCECVQKQEAVETQIVSLRSDIKQLQTEAKTPPPQSLAQAAVHTEKFITALVNLYKAKPTAAVQSVGVAAFYKVVSFVCEDTLRHPPTRQYLSSCVEILGQVFIQGNQAECGRVLSTILEQRRLCPLLSPFFTPNAAPNQLVSLYKEVVTSLHPDSADVIFMLLTKFDLSAWLSKAEPVFSERSRLVELVHTALCSCGRDPEADLLTPFHLFTRHWTLLLRHHFPDHYSDCLRLLMTSSTEQLLSPECWRVTLCVLGVSPLPCKTKSTAEPSGTADTPKPTSISPSQAPITLSPQQVEETVDWLCEYFQRCRLSKSDLRSFGLYSAWAPYVSEVTTFWGYLVGYLIDLQLSACAREPLGGDRVLKALQDLHGKMVRLFKPWILVLETDDVSNPRCYPWLESDASAAGCLVDLYTQLTQTLHHKFRDRLLPGQRGALWLCLMQYCDSCSSPRTPEYLLYLYHTHLGSLPWTHLHPDTHLMEQLFNVERGSPKSCFLFLGAVLCKVNWVSVLSDSLQTPASSNTNIHTDSHKMLVYLLYMLVFLTKEEQLLSQPDSPLLSLLVQSASLPWHQVDHSSYQGIIGYVGTHYPHALLLSADSAPQTLLLSLRSAAGLQPRPHGMPYWEETLKAGVCVRWCVQCLVSLEQSGSISLANLETQLEALLESIITFNPPEVGLEQRHMAFSSLFCDSLALLNGVGVSTGEALAARVIGWLDRKGQGFPVLPLLTACSRCLASVRHMTRITEACITAYFTHAEEEGVGWGPVLASLQVPELTVDDFLSESQSGGSFLTLYAYILQRLNTEHTVANEKRTLALLNTWNSQVFPSGPYDEAKLFLWWHKALCVYVEHLQQGLGEVPAVVAGLLRLQTRLSQMGEERLGSGLLGAIGLGRRSPLSNRFRVVVRSLSAFLSVQIPSEDQVRLQPSTDQQLTAKAQQALVVLEAMPSSKQYADLKDSIVKAVQFIYYPGHCLRDGPCLLSLLANLLYPDQGYLNIIR from the exons ATGGAGGCTGTGAGACAAAAGAAGTCCAAGACCAGTAGCAGGTCTCAG GACAGGAAACAGAGGCAGAGTGGACGAGTGAAGAGTCCCACAGCTCTCTCTGCTGGTTGTGATGAGGAAGCTGGTGCTGCTGCCCCGCCCAGCTCTGAGTTCACAGACATCCCCCTCAGTCTGCCCTACGAGGGGACAGAGCAACAACAGGGCCTGGCAGAGGCATCAGAGACTTTATCAGAGACATCACAACCATCAACACAGATATTACCACAGACATCAGAGGAATCATTACCAGCATCACAAACACTTTCATCATCCACATTATCACAGACATTATCATCAACCTCACCCCAGACACTAGAAAAGccctctgagacagagacagagccagagaagagggatgaggggagaggagaggcccaAGGGGCTGAGCTCAGAGCTGAACCACCGAGCactgaggtggggagagagacccAGAACAAAACCCATATCCAGGCTCAGGCCTGCATATCTACGACGCTTGAGACACCCTTGGCTCCCAGCGCCCCTGCCCTCTACCCCTCACTACCCACACTGGAGGAGGGCTCCCTGATGCAGCTGCATGAGGAGGCTCTGCGGGCCTGTGGGACAAGGGGCCCTGCTGTTCTGGCTCTAGGGGAGCAGGAGTGTCCTCCCAGTCTGGAGCCTGTTGTGGAACTAGCTCCATCTGAGGGCTCCAGGACCAGACTGTACCCTGAActaccccagcccagcccagaacTACAG GCATTCTCGTTGGAGCAGCTGAGTGTGTGGGAGCCGGgtggggggatgtgtgtgtgggtggagggggtggaggtgtGTGCAGCCCGGTTCGCAGTGTTGGCCCGGCAGGAAGGCCACGAGCTGACAGAACTCCTGCAGAACTACTGGCGCTGCCGCAGACagctgacacacgcacacacacagctccacacacacacctctgactGTAACACCACACAGAACCGACTCTGGAGCTTCAGAGATGAACAGCTCACACTTCAG ggtgtgtgtggggACCAGTCTAAGGTGTATGGCTACCACCGCTTCCAGCAGGCTGACTTCAGTGAGGCTGTGTTGATGGAGCTGCGGAAGCTGTTCGAGGCCCGCTCTGAACTCCTGCACCAGAAGGTGGCGCTGCACGCATACACAGCCCTGCTGTCACGTCTTCAGGTGGAGTCATACTTACACTGCCTGCTccacg atatgtgtgGTACCCAGAGCCAGCCcagctccctcctccctctgaaGGAGAGCATCAGTGTTCTCTTCAGCTTCACACGGAGAGTCCTGGACGACACGCAGTTCCAGACAGACATCCACCTCTGGCTGCAGAGactg gTGGCAGTGTTACTGCGTGTGGGGGGATCAGGAGAACACCTCTACCTGTTGAACCATCTGCTGTGCTGTTCTGCAGGAGTGGGCAAGTGGGCTGCAGCCTTCTTACAG ATCCAGGTCCTGGGAAACCCCTCAGGAGTACAGCAGTTCATGCAGGCTCTGGCCATCCTCATGTCTCCAGTCAG ACACCGGGCTGAGTTCATGAGCCACATGAAGCCCTGTGAGAGTCAGAGTGCTGCAGCCTCCGGCCCTGAGTCTGGCAACTGGACCCTAGTGGATGAAGGTGGAGAGGag GATGAGGATCCAGAGAGCAGCTGGTTGTTACTGTGTGAAGAGGACCTGATCTCTCTGCTATCCCAGTTCCCCTTCCAACAGCTCTTCACACACCTGCTGGAGATGAGcaagaagg GTGTCTATGAGCCCAAGGCCTGCTCCAGTCAGAAGATGATGCGTGTGTTTGCGTTCGCCTCGTCACTGATCGAGCTGCTAGCCGTGGGTCTGAACACCTACGACAGCGCTCGTTACCGCCAGCTAGTCAAACGCATCGGACACACCATACG GATGACGGTGTGTTACGTCAGTGATCACTGGGCCCAGTATGTGAGTGTTGCTGGTCCAGCTCGGCCCAGTGCCATCTCTCTGGAGAAACTGCAGCTAGAATACGACCATCTGTTCCTCAGAGCTGTACTACACGTCCTTAGAAACAAGAG GTTGGGTATCTGGCTGTTCATGTCAGAGAtgccctatggaaccctgtccAGTTCCATGCTGTGGAGAGTTCTGTACGTGATGCAGTGTGCAGAGACCGCTGCACCGGACACActcaactctacagacaacacataCACCTGCCTACAGGCCctcagag AGCCGAGTCAccaggagaggtttgagaaatGGCTGTGTGACGTCAACAGTTCTGATGGAATCTCTCTCCTCACGGCGCTAGCTCACATGGCCATGCCCACCCACCACTCTGACCCCACCTTCATTACCACTATAGCTCTCCTCGTCTTCCAG GTGTCCTATGTCAGTGTGTCTACCAGGGAAACCTACTCGAAGGTGGGGCGGGAGCTGCTGGCCGCCATAGCAACCGCTCATCCTTACATCATCTCAGTCCTGCTGGACAGACTCAGAGAGACCATCGAGACAGtcggcatg GTGGCACTGTACCTCAGTAAGGAGCTGCCCCTGTTCCTGTGGCGTCCTAGCCCGGAGGAAGTGTGTGTGATCGGTGGCTGGCTGCTCCAACACCCCCTCTCTGCTGTGGAGAACAGCCTGGCCTGTGTTCTACTGGAAGGACTGGACTGGGGCTACACACag GATGGGACTCTggccctgccctcctctctccacagtgaAGTTGCTCTGCTGGTGGCAGAAGCCTATCAGAAATACCTCACAGACAAGCCATACAATGGACTCATCTCAGAGGGAATCAAACAG GTGTCCTACCTGGCTAGTGTTCTCCGTCTGGGTCTGTCTCCTGAGGCTTCCTTCAGCCAGTGGGCCTGGCAACTGTTGCTAAGGCTGAAGCTCCATGGCAACACCCAGTATCCTCAAGCAGCTTGGTCCACCCCCGGCTCTGCCCCTAACCCCTCTCCGGAGCTCACGCACGCCCCCAACATGCACCCTGTTCTAAGGGCCGTAAAGGCGGGCCTTCCCATTGGCTGCTACCTGGCCATCGCCATGACATCTGTAGGACACAG TCTGGAGGTGTTTTGCACAGAGGGAGTGGATCTGTTGAAGAACCTGATTCAGTCTCAACATCTGAGAGCTGCTGTCCATCTCCTGGACAACATCCTCCCTCCTACCTACCCTCTCAGCTTCTACCTGCTGAAGAACACACA GTTTGTGGGCTGTGTCCAGTTGTTCCTGCAGTGCGACGGTGTGTGTCCTCAGGGTGTAACGCAGCAGGTTACCCACAGGGTGGCGCCACTCTTCACTGGAGGCACCTATGGGGACATGGTACGCCTGCTCAACAGTGTCATACAG ACTCACATGGTGGAGAGTTCTAGGCCAGGTCGTGTTGGTCCGGCAGCTGTTCTAGAGTTCTGGGTGGGAATTCTAACCCAGCAGAACCTATGGTACCGAGACAGGACCGTTCTATTCCTGATGGATCAGATCTGTCGTTCCGCCTTCACACACCACCAGGAGGAGTGTGTACAGAGATTACTGTACCAGCAgcacaag ATTGCCTTAGGTTACCATGGAGACCGGGGTCTGCTCTCTTCCCTGGTTGGCTGGATTTCTGGAAATGCCACACCCTCATTCATTGAGGGCCAATCGCTGAGCGGGGAG gtgtggTTTGCGTGGCTGGTGTTGAACATGGAGGGGATGTTTGAGGAGGATTCTCAGCTGAGACGCTGTGTGGAGCATGAACTACTGTCTGATCCAAACCTCTCACCTGACCAGGCtctgaag AAGGCCCAGCAGCGGTTGAAGCTCCCAGTGGCTCCATCTCTGCAGCGGCTGCAGGTGTACAGGTGGGCGTGTCAGGCATTGTCCACACCCCCTGACCACCCGCTACTCCCCCTCGTCTGGCAGAGGTTCCTGCAGCTCTACCTGAGACAGCCAGGACCTGAGTATgg TCTGGATGCAGGGGGCTGTATTGGTCGTCGGTTCTTCCAGGGCTCGTCTCAGGCGGTGTTACTGAGAGATCTGAGACAGAGACTACAGGAGGTGTCTGACTTCCACCACACCGCCAGCCAGGCCCTGAGGGTGCTCCCAACATACACCCCCAGCCAGGGAGAGGACCGCCCCAACTCCCCTCCACATCTCTTCCTCACTTccccacagatacacacagagctGGTCAG GCTGTTTGCCGTGTTTGCCGTGTGGTTGGACGATGAGACTCTTCAGAAGAAGGAAGTGTAtctgccctctctcccaccacagtATGACCCCCAAAGACTGGCCAAGGTCATGCACAagcaacag GAGCTGTGGGTGGAGTATGTGGACCAGGAGCGTGTCCAGTATGATGAGAGGGAGGTGCTGGATCTCTGGGACAAAGTGAAGAATGAACCCACCTTCATACAGAGCAACAACCCTGCCTTCACTGACTATACCAATCCCagcgcag cgaggAAGCGTATCCAGTCTAACCTGCAAAAGCACGCTATCCCTCGGCCGCTCCCTGAGCTGCAATCACAGAGAGCTCCGGTACCAGAGGTCCCCTCCGCCTGCCTCGCTGACCCTGCTGCTGCCTCCACTCTCCTACAGCAGGACCTCCGCTGTCTGCAGGAGCAGGCCag GTTTGCAGTGTCTCGGGAGGCCCAGCAGGTGGCGTTGGAGTCAGAGCTGCTGGAGAGTCTTCCTCTACTCTACAGGAACAGGCCAGAGCAGGTTACCATGGCGCTTGAGTGCAGAGGGCAGAGGGGGGGCCAGCCCTGCCAGGGAGCGGCACACATCACTGTCACG TGTGAGTGTGTACAGAAGCAGGAAGCAGTGGAGACTCAGATCGTGTCTCTGAGAAGCGACATTAAGCAGCTGCAGACGGAAGCCAAGACTCCTCCCCCTCAGAGCCTTGCCCAGGCTGCAGTACACACTGAGAAGTTCATTAC tgcTCTGGTGAATTTGTACAAGGCCAAGCCGACGGCAGCAGTGCAGAGTGTAGGAGTGGCTGCCTTCTACAAGGTGGTCTCTTTCGTCTGTGAGGACACACTCCGCCACCCACCCACTCGCCAGTACCTCTCTTCCTGCGTCGAGATACTGGGACag gtTTTTATCCAGGGCAACCAGGCAGAGTGCGGGCGTGTCCTCAGCACTATCCTGGAGCAGAGACGTCtgtgtcccctcctctcccccttcttcaCCCCAAACGCAGCACCCAATCAGCTTGTCTCTCTCTACAAGGAAGTGGTGACATCACTGCACCCTGACAGCGCTGACGTCATCTTCATGCTGCTCACTAAG TTTGACCTGAGTGCGTGGCTGAGTAAGGCCGAGCCAGTGTTCTCGGAGCGTAGCAGACTGGTAGAGCTGGTCCACACTGCTCTGTGTTCCTGTGGCCGTGACCCCGAGGCTGACCTCCTCACGCCCTTTCACCTCTTCACACGACACTGGACCCTGTTGCTCAGACACCACTTCCCTGACCACTACAGCGACTGCCTGCGCCTGCTCATGACCA GTTCGACAGAGCAGTTGCTGAGCCCAGAGTGTTGGAGGGTGACTCTGTGTGTGCTTggcgtctctcctctcccctgcaaaACCAAATCCACAGCAGAGCCTTCCGGGACCGCAGATACCCCCAAACCCACATCCATCTCCCCCAGCCAAGCCCCCATCACACTCTCTCCTCAGCAG GTGGAGGAGACGGTTGATTGGCTGTGTGAGTATTTTCAGCGCTGTCGTCTCAGTAAGTCGGACCTCCGTAGCTTTGGCCTTTACTCCGCCTGGGCGCCATACGTCAGTGAGGTCACCACGTTCTGGGGATATCTGGTTGGCTACCTCATCGACCTGCAGCTCAGCGCCTGCGCCAGGGAGCCACTAGGGGGAGACAGAGTGCTGAAAG ccctgCAGGATCTACACGGTAAGATGGTCCGGCTGTTTAAGCCCTGGATCCTGGTTCTGGAGACAGACGATGTCAG taaTCCGAGGTGTTATCCCTGGTTGGAGTCAGATGCCAGCGCTGCAGGCTGTCTTGTGGATCTCTACACCCAGCTGACCCAAACACTACACCACAAGTTCAGAG accgCCTCCTCCCCGGGCAGCGTGGAGCTCTGTGGCTGTGTCTGATGCAGTACTGTGACAGCTGCAGCTCTCCTCGTACACCAGAGTACCTCCTCTACCTTTACCACACACACCTCGGCAGCCTGCCCTGGACACACCTGCACCCCGATACACACCTCATGGAACAGCTGTTCAAT gtggagagaggaagtcCTAAGAGCTGCTTCCTGTTCCTAGGGGCAGTCCTCTGTAAGGTCAACTGGGTCAGCGTTCTGAGTGACAGCCTGCAAACTCCTGCCAGCTCTAACACTAAcatacacacagactcacacaagaTGCTGGTCTATCTACTCTACATGCTGGTGTTCCTCACTAAAGAAGAGCAGCTTCTCAGCCAACCG GACTCCCCTCTCCTTAGTCTGTTGGTCCAGTCCGCCTCCCTGCCATGGCACCAGGTGGACCATTCCTCCTACCAAGGGATCATAGGATATGTAGGCACCCATTACCCTCACGCTCTGCTGCTCAGCGCAGACTCCGCCCCTCAGACGCTGCTCCTATCACTACGCAGCGCTGCTGGGCTGCAGCCACGTCCCCATGGGATGCCATACTGG GAGGAGACGTTGAAggccggtgtgtgtgtgcgctggtgTGTCCAGTGTCTGGTCTCGCTGGAGCAGAGTGGTAGCATCAGTCTGGCTAACCTGGAGACGCAGTTAGAGGCACTACTGGAGAGCATCATCACCTTCAACCCACCTG AGGTGGGCTTGGAGCAGAGACACATGGCGTTCTCTAGTCTGTTCTGTGATTCGTTGGCTCTGCTGAACGGAGTGGGCGTGTCTACAGGCGAGGCCTTGGCAGCTCGTGTCATTGGCTGGCTGGACAGGAAGGGGCAGGGTTTCCCAGTGCTGCCGCTCCTGACAGCCTGCTCCCGTTGCCTAGCGTCTGTACGCCACATGACCCGCATCACCGAGGCTTGCATCACCGCTTACTTCACCCATG CGGAAGAGGAGGGTGTCGGGTGGGGTCCTGTGTTGGCGTCCCTGCAGGTGCCTGAGCTGACCGTGGACGACTTCCTGTCTGAGAGCCAATCAGGAGGCAGCTTCCTGACACTCTATGCTTACATCCTGCAGCGCCTCAACACGGAACACACAGTGGCCAATGAGAAGAGGACGCTCGCTCTACTCAACACATGGAACAGTCAGGTCTTCCCCAG tGGTCCCTATGATGAGGCTAAGTTGTTCCTCTGGTGGCACaaggccctgtgtgtgtatgtggagcATCTGCAGCAGGGTCTGGGGGAGGTTCCAGCCGTGGTAGCGGGGCTACTGAGGCTGCAGACACGGCTCTctcagatgggagaggagagactcGGCTCAGGACTGCTGGGGGCTATAGGATTGGGCCGCCGATCACCACTATCCAACAG GTTCAGGGTGGTGGTGCGCAGTCTGTCTGCGTTTCTCTCAGTCCAGATTCCCTCAGAGGACCAGGTCCGCCTCCAGCCCAGCACCGACCAGCAGCTGACTGCTAAAGCacaacag GCTCTGGTTGTGTTGGAGGCCATGCCCAGCAGTAAACAGTATGCTGACCTAAAGGACTCAATAGTAAAAGCTGTCCAGTTCATCTACTACCCAGGACACTGTCTTAGAGATGGACCTTGCCTCCTTTCTCTGCTGGCCAACCTCCTCTACCCAGACCAAGGATACCTTAACATCATACGATAG